CATCGGCTGCGCGCGAGGCGAAGTGGAGCGCGGCTCAGGTGCGGACCGAGAACTCGAAGCCGGATGGGAACGGCACCGTCACGGACTGGAATCCGCTCCGGCCCGACTGCACGTAGGCCAGGTACGGCGCGAGTGAGCGCTTGAACGTGCGAACGTTGTCGGCGAGCACGACCGCGCCCGGGCGGAGCTTGGGCGCGAGAAGCTCGATCATCGGCAGGTAGAGCTCCTTCCAGCCATCGAGCAGGACCAGGTCGATCGGCGGCGCCAGGTCGCGGAGCGTCTGCAGCGCATCGCCGAGCCGCACCTCCGCGTGGCCGGCGAGCCCGGCCGCCTCCAGGTTCGCCAGCGCCTGCTCGTGCTTGCCGGGCTCGAGCTCGGAGCCGATCACGCGGCCGTTGCCGTTGTCGCGCGCGGCGGCCGCCGCGTAGATCGTCGACACGCCGAAGGAGGTTCCGAACTCGACGATCCGCCGCGCCGAGAGGGAGCGGGCCACCAGGTACAGGAAGCGCCCCTGGGCCGGCGAGAGCGGGATGTACAGGTCCTTCATTCGCGACGAGAGGACGGCGGGCGCGGGTGCGTCCCGGCCCAGGAACGAGCGCGCGAGCGACGGCAGCCGTCCCAGCATGCGGAACACGTCGCCGCGAGCCGCCGCGTGCAGGCGCTCCAGCTCCGACCGGACCTGCGGATCGTCGAGTGAGCTCGGGGTCGGGATGATCGAGAGCGCGCGTTCCAAGGCCGTTCCTCCCCGACCGAGTCTACGCCACAAGAGCTAGACTCTGGAACAGGAGGGATCGATGTCGGACCGCAAGCGGAACTCTCACAGCTCGCTGATCACCGAGGGCCACAATCGCGCGCCCAACCGCGCGATGCTCCGCGCGGTCGGCTTCGGCGACGCCGACTTCGGCAAGCCGATCGTCGGCGTGGCCAACGGTGACAGCAACATCACGCCGTGCAACCTCGGGCTGGGAGATCTGACGGTCGCAGCGTGCGAGGCGATCCGGCGCGCCGGCGGCATGCCGCAGACGTACGGCACGATCACGATCAGCGATGGGATCTCGATGGGCACCGAGGGCATGAAGTGCTCGCTGGTCTCCAGAGAGGTGATCGCGGATTCGATCGAGACCGTCTGCCGCGGACAGTGCCACGACGGCGTGATCGCGATCGGCGGCTGCGACAAGAACATGCCGGGCGCGCTGATCGCGCTGGCGCGGCTCGACATCCCCGGCGTGTTCGTCTACGGCGGAACCATCAAGCCCGGCCACTACAAGAACGAGGACCTCACGATCGTCTCGGTCTTCGAGGCGGTCGGGGCGCACGGCGCGGGTCGGATGAGCGACGCCGACTTCGCCGAGATCGAGCGGCGCGCGTGTCCGGGCAAGGGCTCGTGCGGCGGCATGTACACCGCGAACACGATGTCGAGCGCGATCGAGGCGATGGGCATGAGCCTGCCGGGAAGCTCGACCATGGCGGCCGAGGACGACGAGAAGCGCGAGAGCGCGGCCGAATCCGGGCGCGTGCTGATCGACCTGGTGGCTGCGAACCTGACGCCGCGAAAGATCATGACGCGGAAGGCGTTCGAGAACGCGATCGCGGTGGTGATGGCGGTCGGCGGCTCGACCAACGCCGTGCTGCACCTGCTCGCGAAAACGCACTCGGCCGAGGTGCCGCTGCAGCTGGACGACTTCGAGCGGATCCGCGCGCGCGTGCCGGTGCTGGCCGACCTGAAGCCGAGCGGGAAGTACGTGGCCACCGATCTGCACCGCGTGGGCGGGATTCCGCTGGTGATGAAGATGCTGCTCGAGCGCGGCCTGATCCACGGCGACTGCCTCACGATCACCGGCAAGACCGTCGCCGAGAACCTCGCGAACGTCCCGTCGCAGCCGCCCGCGGGTCAGGACGTGCTGCGCCCGTTCGGAAAGCCCGTCTACGACGAGGGGCACCTCGCGATCCTGCGCGGAAATCTCGCGCCCGAGGGTTCGGTGGCGAAGATCAGCGGCATCAAGCTGCGCGAGATCACCGGTCCGGCGCGCGTCTTCGACTCGGAGGAGAAGTGCATGGAGGCGATCATGGCCGACCGTATCCGCAATGGAGACGTGGTCGTGATCCGCTACGAGGGGCCGAAGGGCGGGCCCGGAATGCGCGAGATGCTCTCGCCCACGTCCGCGCTGATCGGAAAGGGCCTCGGCGGTTCGGTCGGCCTGCTCACCGACGGCCGCTTCTCGGGCGGCACGTACGGATTGGTCGTGGGGCACGTCGCGCCGGAGGCCTTCGTCGGCGGGCCGATCGCGCTGGTGCACGAGGGAGACTCGATCACGATCGACGCGAAGCAGCGCCTGCTGCAGCTGAACGTTCCGGACGACGAGCTCGCCCGGCGCCGCCGCGAGTTCCGCATGCCCGCGCCGCGCTATCCGCGCGGTGTGCTCGCGAAGTTCGCAAAGCTCGTCTCGAGCGCGGCGCTCGGCGCCGTCACGGACGCCGATCTTTGAGCTGGCTCGTCGCCGCGGGGCTGTTCGGCCTGCTCTCGGTCGCGGCGGGCGCCTTCGGAGCGCACGGCCTGCGCAGCTCCGTCACGCCCGAGCGGCTCTCGGCCTGGCAGACCGCGGCGCACTACGCGCTGGTGCACAGCGGCGTGCTTCTCGCGCTCGCGCTGCACGCTTCGGCCACGGGGCGCAGCATCGGGCTCTCGGCGACGCTCTTCAGCGCGGGGATCCTGCTCTTCTCGGGCTCGATCTTCGGGCTCGTGCTCTTCGAGCTGCGCTGGCTCGGCCCGGTGACACCGATCGGTGGCGTCTGTCTGCTCGCCGGCTGGGCGTCGCTGCTCGTGCTCGTGCGCCCGATGTAGCCCGGCGGCGATGAGCACCCCCGCCCGCGTCCTCGCCGGAATCGCGTTCCTCGCCGTCGCGCTGGGCATCCTGCTCGGCGGGCACGGCTACATCGCGCGGCGGCTCGTGCTCGATCCTGGAATCGCCGAGCCCGCGCGCAGCGCCCTGCTCGGGGTGATCTGTCTCGGCCTCGCGTCGCTCGTGGCGCAGCCGCTCGCGGAGCGGCTGATCGCGCCGCCCTGGAACCGGCTGGTCGGCTGGCCGGCGTCGCTCTGGATGGGGACGGCCTTCCTGCTGCTGGTCGCGCTCGGCGCAGGCGATCTGCTGCGCTTCCTCGCCGGCGGCGTCGCGTATGCGGCGGGGGGCGAGCTGCCCGACGCGACGGCCGCGGCGCGCGCTCAGGCCGCGACCACGCTCGGGGTCGTCGGCATCGCGGGAGCGCTCGCGCTCGTCTCGGGCCTGCGCCCGCCCCGCGTCGCGCGGGTCGAGATCGCGCTCTCGCGCTGGCCGAAGGTGCTCGACGGCTTCCGCATCGCGCAGATCAGCGACATCCACATCGGGCCGCTGCGCGACCGGCGCTTCTCGGCCGCGCTCACCGCGCAAGTGAACGCGCTCGCGCCCGACCTGATCTGCGTCACGGGCGACCTGGTCGACGGCAGCGCGCGCCTGCTCGCGGACGAGGTCGCGCCGTTCGGG
This Deltaproteobacteria bacterium DNA region includes the following protein-coding sequences:
- a CDS encoding methyltransferase, translating into MLGRLPSLARSFLGRDAPAPAVLSSRMKDLYIPLSPAQGRFLYLVARSLSARRIVEFGTSFGVSTIYAAAAARDNGNGRVIGSELEPGKHEQALANLEAAGLAGHAEVRLGDALQTLRDLAPPIDLVLLDGWKELYLPMIELLAPKLRPGAVVLADNVRTFKRSLAPYLAYVQSGRSGFQSVTVPFPSGFEFSVRT
- a CDS encoding metallophosphoesterase, producing the protein MSTPARVLAGIAFLAVALGILLGGHGYIARRLVLDPGIAEPARSALLGVICLGLASLVAQPLAERLIAPPWNRLVGWPASLWMGTAFLLLVALGAGDLLRFLAGGVAYAAGGELPDATAAARAQAATTLGVVGIAGALALVSGLRPPRVARVEIALSRWPKVLDGFRIAQISDIHIGPLRDRRFSAALTAQVNALAPDLICVTGDLVDGSARLLADEVAPFGGLRARHGVFFVTGNHDHYSGADAWSDVVAKLGLVPLRNRSVTIRCEGAAFTLAGVDDHRGGFGGGDREDLPKALAERDPALPVVLLAHDPATFKRASQSGIDLQLSGHTHGGQIWPFRFLVRLAVPFVAGRYARNGAELYVSRGTGFWGPPMRLFAPAEITELTLRSRA
- the ilvD gene encoding dihydroxy-acid dehydratase, whose protein sequence is MSDRKRNSHSSLITEGHNRAPNRAMLRAVGFGDADFGKPIVGVANGDSNITPCNLGLGDLTVAACEAIRRAGGMPQTYGTITISDGISMGTEGMKCSLVSREVIADSIETVCRGQCHDGVIAIGGCDKNMPGALIALARLDIPGVFVYGGTIKPGHYKNEDLTIVSVFEAVGAHGAGRMSDADFAEIERRACPGKGSCGGMYTANTMSSAIEAMGMSLPGSSTMAAEDDEKRESAAESGRVLIDLVAANLTPRKIMTRKAFENAIAVVMAVGGSTNAVLHLLAKTHSAEVPLQLDDFERIRARVPVLADLKPSGKYVATDLHRVGGIPLVMKMLLERGLIHGDCLTITGKTVAENLANVPSQPPAGQDVLRPFGKPVYDEGHLAILRGNLAPEGSVAKISGIKLREITGPARVFDSEEKCMEAIMADRIRNGDVVVIRYEGPKGGPGMREMLSPTSALIGKGLGGSVGLLTDGRFSGGTYGLVVGHVAPEAFVGGPIALVHEGDSITIDAKQRLLQLNVPDDELARRRREFRMPAPRYPRGVLAKFAKLVSSAALGAVTDADL
- a CDS encoding DUF423 domain-containing protein, giving the protein MFGLLSVAAGAFGAHGLRSSVTPERLSAWQTAAHYALVHSGVLLALALHASATGRSIGLSATLFSAGILLFSGSIFGLVLFELRWLGPVTPIGGVCLLAGWASLLVLVRPM